A window of Fusarium oxysporum Fo47 chromosome II, complete sequence genomic DNA:
ATGACAACGGATTGAATCTGAGTAGCCAATTCTCGTGTCGGTGACAGAACAAGAGCTTGTGTCTCTCGCACCGCGGTATCGATGACCTGCAGCATACTGATGGAAAAGGTAGCTGTCTTTCCGGTACCAGACTGCGCCTGAGCAATGGTGTCGCGACCCTTGCAGACCTGAACGATAGCTCGAGACTGAACAGCAGAAGGCGACTCATATCCGTAAGCGTAAATTCCACGAAGCAAGTTCTCTGCAAAACATTAGCTATATCACAGAACTGACCCTCACGACATACCCTTCAGCGACATCGATTCGAAAGTAGGATGGACCGTAACCTCCTTGGAGGTGGAAAATTCCATCCTCTCATCGGCCTTTCGGTCAATTCCTCCAGCGCTTTCAGCCATGATTTCgtctgttgttgatgaatATTTGTAAAATGAAGAATTACGCTTTCGCGATGAAGTTGGGGCTTTTCCGGGGTCAAAGTTTTGGTCTGCAACTTTTAGAGCAAAGACGTAACACAGCGCGCGCCGGATATTCTTCGGTCGGCAATTGCGCGCCTGAACGCCACTGAAACTCGCGACAGGCTCCGTAATTTTTTAAGCATCAAGCTCACCTCAACTTTACCATCTTCATTCAGTTGAAGATCATTGTATTTCCGATTTGTGATACCCGCGAGAGTTTTTGCAGTCAAGTTTCGCAAGGATGCTCGTTCTCGAAGAGCAGCGCTATATCCATGAGGATCTAGAGCGTCTGGAACAAGGTATCGCTGATCGCATTCGCGATGAGCCCAGACATGTGAGTAGCTTGAAACGCTTGATGAATCGCCCACTGACTCTTCAGATCCGTGATCGCCTCAACAGAGACCATGAGATTTCTCAATTATTAGACCAGATCCAGGTTCAATCAAAAAACCTCCTCGACATCTACAAAGACGAAAATGGTGTCCGATCGCAAGAGATTCAGCAGATCGGTACAGGAGACCCATTCGCGGAGTTCTACAAGCAGCTCAAAGGTGTTCGTGAACACCACGAGAGATATCCCTACGAGCAAGCAGAAAACTCGGAGCAGCGATATCAGATCAAGAGATCAGATGGAGAGCCGCTACCATCTATTGTCGACACGCTATTCTCTGGAGAGGAAGCTTATGGACGATTTTTTGATCTTAACATCTGCCACGAGGCCTACCTCAATCTTCCCAACGTTCGACGACTGACATATCTGCAATACCTCGAGAACTTCGACAACTTTGCCCCAGGACATGGCGGAGTCACGCGAGCGAACAAATTGACAGATCAGTACTTCAAGTACGTTGGACAACTAGCAGAGTACCTCGAGAGCTTCATGCGACGTACACGACCGCTGGAAAACGTGGACAAGGTGCTTGCATCCTTCGATCAAGAGTTTGAGACGGCATGGGACAAGGATGAGATTCGGGGCTGGGAGAAGGGCTCACATTCAACCAACGCCACTGCAAAGGAGACCAGCACAGCAGAAGCTGTATGGTGCGAGGACTGTCAAAAGGAGTTCAAGAACGAAAATGTCTACAAGAACCATCTCACAGGGCGAAAACACATCAAGGCTGCCGAGCAGCGAAAACAACGACAGGAGCAAGACTCGCCAGCCAACGGCGCAAACGGAACCGTCTCAGCGACACGACTAAAAGAGCGCGCCGTCGCAGAGCGAGAGTACAGAGTCAAGCGCCTAGCCAGCGCCATGAGCACCGAGCGAAGCGACACCAGAGTCAACGTCGAGCGCAAGCAAGGCATGACAGAACGCGAGCGCGCCCAAGAACTCGAGAACCTCTTCAACGCCGAGGACACACcccaagaagctcatgacGACGGCGAgggcgaagatgaagacggcGAAGAGCGAATCTACAACCCCCTCAAACTACCCCTCGCATGGGACGGCAAGCCAATTCCCTTCTGGCTGTACCGTCTTCACGGTCTGGGTGTCGAATTCCCCTGCGAGATCTGCGGAAACTTTGTCTACATGGGTCGACGAGCCTTCGACAAGCACTTTAATGAAGCGCGACATATTTATGGTCTAAAGTGTCTGGGCATCACCAATACGACGTTGTTCCGCGATATTACCCGTATTGAGGAGGCGCTGCAGCTGTGGGAGAAGAttcagaaggagaagaagcgcacaaaggttgatgagggaaGTGTAGTCCAGATGGAGGATGGGGAGGGCAATGTCATGCCGGAGAAGGTGTACTTGGATTTGCAGAAGCAGGG
This region includes:
- a CDS encoding uncharacterized protein (domain of unknown function-domain containing protein) → MLVLEEQRYIHEDLERLEQGIADRIRDEPRHIRDRLNRDHEISQLLDQIQVQSKNLLDIYKDENGVRSQEIQQIGTGDPFAEFYKQLKGVREHHERYPYEQAENSEQRYQIKRSDGEPLPSIVDTLFSGEEAYGRFFDLNICHEAYLNLPNVRRLTYLQYLENFDNFAPGHGGVTRANKLTDQYFKYVGQLAEYLESFMRRTRPLENVDKVLASFDQEFETAWDKDEIRGWEKGSHSTNATAKETSTAEAVWCEDCQKEFKNENVYKNHLTGRKHIKAAEQRKQRQEQDSPANGANGTVSATRLKERAVAEREYRVKRLASAMSTERSDTRVNVERKQGMTERERAQELENLFNAEDTPQEAHDDGEGEDEDGEERIYNPLKLPLAWDGKPIPFWLYRLHGLGVEFPCEICGNFVYMGRRAFDKHFNEARHIYGLKCLGITNTTLFRDITRIEEALQLWEKIQKEKKRTKVDEGSVVQMEDGEGNVMPEKVYLDLQKQGLL